A window from Chrysemys picta bellii isolate R12L10 chromosome 20, ASM1138683v2, whole genome shotgun sequence encodes these proteins:
- the USP21 gene encoding ubiquitin carboxyl-terminal hydrolase 21 isoform X1: MRHESTEVTCSRAAGTETKMAASGAGVVAMASCRRILLFIVSTMPQASEHRVSRAREQVITSQPKATTKLLNGHRAVSQERHTSVSPALANGLSMAPKLRPLPPRPSPLDDRGKKQELERGRASKRSDQLRGSVPRRGPVKADHAVKVPNPPQPGTMSGSASFSLPSGVLLVERDSERRRNNLARSKSISIGDLSQAGGRGEELSMVLSRLVLRDRSPSCSQKLGLGPLALQRSSSLRRVNVSPGLDGRPAGTLLSVRTEGCTRTHTPDPQVSEYVHPQDVPVAGSPPQGKVPPPAPSRPDKKVSATHHTLLLGSGHIGLRNLGNTCFMNAVLQCLSSTKPLRDYCLRKEFLQEQPGASRAQQELTEAFADVINSLWHPDSTEAVNPGRFKAVFQKYVPSFTGYSQQDAQEFLKFFMDRLHVEINRKGRKTPSILSDTKWPSVLEDSDPLSDDERANQMWKHYLEREDSKIVDLFVGQLKSCLKCQACGYRSTTFEVFCDLSLPIPKKGFAGGKVSLLDCFSLFTKEEELDSENAPVCDKCRQRTRSTKKLTIQRFPRILVLHLNRFSTTRYSIKKCSVFVDFPLQRLNLKEFASEKAACPHSARTRCSLARATCSSTSWTTTTGRNNEVLDPGACAATLLPQRLSPALGDPQPPTGLEAVWGMGSPPAHQCLGEDETCRPAGQGQGAWPAHRWVWGGGAWRGPYPCCSGTVGGLCAHSKAVNKSRSHPPGRNFL; encoded by the exons ATGCGCCATGAGTCGACCGAAGTAACTTGTAGCCGGGCAGCGGGGACAGAAACAAAGATGGCGGCTTCTGGTGCGGGAGTTGTTGCTATGGCGTCCTGCAGGAG GATTCTCCTCTTCATTGTCTCTACGATGCCCCAAGCCTCTGAACACCGGGTCAGCCGGGCTAGAGAGCAGGTCATCACATCGCAGCCCAAGGCCACCACCAAGCTCCTGAATGGACACCGGGCCGTGAGCCAGGAACGCCACACCTCAGTCTCCCCTGCACTGGCCAATGGGCTCTCCATGGCTCCCAAGCTTCGCCCACTGcctccccggcccagcccgctggacgATCGGGGGAAGAAGCAGGAGCTTGAAAGGGGCCGTGCTTCGAAGCGCAGCGACCAGCTACGGGGCTCGGTGCCCAGGCGAGGGCCAGTGAAGGCTGACCATGCGGTCAAGGTGCCCAACCCCCCACAGCCTGGCACCATGTCAGGCAGCGCCTCCTTCTCCCTGCCATCAGGAGTGTTGCTGGTGGAACGAGACTCTGAGCGTAGGAGAAACAACCTCGCCCGCTCCAAATCTATCAGCATCGGAGACCTGAGCCAAGcgggggggcgaggggaggagCTGAGCATGGTGCTCAGTCGCCTGGTGCTCCGGGACCGCAGCCCGTCCTGCAGTCAGAAGCTGGGCCTGGGGCCCTTGGCTCTCCAGCGGAGCTCCTCGCTCAGGAGGGTCAATGTGTCTCCTGGGCTGGATGGGAGGCCCGCAGGCACACTGCTCTCTGTCCGCACTGAGGGCTGCACCAGGACTCACACCCCCGATCCTCAGGTCTCCGAGTACGTGCACCCCCAGGATgtcccagtggctgggagcccaccccagggcaaggTACCGCCTCCAGCTCCGAGCAGGCCCGACAAGAAGGTGTCCGCT ACACaccacaccctcctcctgggCTCTGGGCACATCGGACTCCGCAATCTTGGCAACACG TGCTTCATGAACGCTGTGCTCCAGTGCCTGAGCAGCACCAAGCCTCTGCGTGACTACTGCCTGCGCAAGGAGTTCCTCCAGGAGCAGCCCGGCGCCTCGcgggcccagcaggagctcacgGAAG CATTTGCAGATGTCATCAATTCCCTGTGGCACCCAGACTCCACCGAAGCTGTGAACCCTGGGCGCTTCAAAGCTGTCTTTCAGAAATACGTCCCGTCCTTCACAGGCTACAG CCAGCAGGATGCCCAGGAGTTCCTGAAGTTTTTCATGGACCGGCTGCACGTGGAGATCAACAGGAAGGGGCGCAAAACTCCCAGCATCCTCTCTGATACCAAATGGCCCTCGGTGCTAGAGGACTCGGACCCCCTGAG TGATGACGAACGAGCCAACCAGATGTGGAAGCACTACCTGGAGAGAGAGGACAGCAAGATAGTGG ATCTCTTTGTCGGCCAGTTGAAAAGCTGCCTCAAGTGTCAGGCCTGTGGCTACCGCTCCACCACCTTCGAAGTCTTCTGtgacctctccctccccatcccaaag AAAGGCTTTGCCGGTGGGAAGGTCTCTCTCCTCGACTGCTTCAGCCTTTTCAccaaggaggaggagctggattCCGAGAACGCTCCG GTCTGTGACAAGTGCCGGCAGAGGACGAGAAGCACCAAGAAACTGACCATCCAGCGCTTCCCCCGCATCCTGGTGCTGC ACCTGAACAGGTTCTCCACCACCCGGTACTCCATCAAGAAATGCTCTGTCTTCGTAGACTTCCCTCTGCAGCGACTCAACCTGAAGGAGTTTGCCAGTGAGAAGGCTG CGTGTCCCCACTCAGCGAGAACCAGGTGCAGTCTAGCGAGGGCTACGTGCTCTTCTACGAGCTGGACGACCACCACGGGAAGAAACAATGAAGTGTTGGACCCTGGCGCCTGCGCCGCAACCCTCTTACCTCAGAGACTGAGCCCGGCTCTCGGGGATCCTCAGCCCCCCACAGGCCTGGAGGCGGTGTGGGGGATGGGCAGCCCACCTGCTCACCAGTGCCTGGGGGAAGATGAGACGTGCCGACCCGCTGGACAGGGGCAAGGGGCCTGGCCTGCCCATCGCtgggtatgggggggaggggcctggcgtGGCCCCTACCCCTGCTGTTCTGGCACAGTGGGGGGGCTTTGTGCACACAGTAAGGCTGTAAATAAATCCCGGAGCCACCCCCCAGGCAGGAACTTTTTGTGA
- the USP21 gene encoding ubiquitin carboxyl-terminal hydrolase 21 isoform X2: MRHESTEVTCSRAAGTETKMAASGAGVVAMASCRRILLFIVSTMPQASEHRVSRAREQVITSQPKATTKLLNGHRAVSQERHTSVSPALANGLSMAPKLRPLPPRPSPLDDRGKKQELERGRASKRSDQLRGSVPRRGPVKADHAVKVPNPPQPGTMSGSASFSLPSGVLLVERDSERRRNNLARSKSISIGDLSQAGGRGEELSMVLSRLVLRDRSPSCSQKLGLGPLALQRSSSLRRVNVSPGLDGRPAGTLLSVRTEGCTRTHTPDPQVSEYVHPQDVPVAGSPPQGKVPPPAPSRPDKKTHHTLLLGSGHIGLRNLGNTCFMNAVLQCLSSTKPLRDYCLRKEFLQEQPGASRAQQELTEAFADVINSLWHPDSTEAVNPGRFKAVFQKYVPSFTGYSQQDAQEFLKFFMDRLHVEINRKGRKTPSILSDTKWPSVLEDSDPLSDDERANQMWKHYLEREDSKIVDLFVGQLKSCLKCQACGYRSTTFEVFCDLSLPIPKKGFAGGKVSLLDCFSLFTKEEELDSENAPVCDKCRQRTRSTKKLTIQRFPRILVLHLNRFSTTRYSIKKCSVFVDFPLQRLNLKEFASEKAACPHSARTRCSLARATCSSTSWTTTTGRNNEVLDPGACAATLLPQRLSPALGDPQPPTGLEAVWGMGSPPAHQCLGEDETCRPAGQGQGAWPAHRWVWGGGAWRGPYPCCSGTVGGLCAHSKAVNKSRSHPPGRNFL; the protein is encoded by the exons ATGCGCCATGAGTCGACCGAAGTAACTTGTAGCCGGGCAGCGGGGACAGAAACAAAGATGGCGGCTTCTGGTGCGGGAGTTGTTGCTATGGCGTCCTGCAGGAG GATTCTCCTCTTCATTGTCTCTACGATGCCCCAAGCCTCTGAACACCGGGTCAGCCGGGCTAGAGAGCAGGTCATCACATCGCAGCCCAAGGCCACCACCAAGCTCCTGAATGGACACCGGGCCGTGAGCCAGGAACGCCACACCTCAGTCTCCCCTGCACTGGCCAATGGGCTCTCCATGGCTCCCAAGCTTCGCCCACTGcctccccggcccagcccgctggacgATCGGGGGAAGAAGCAGGAGCTTGAAAGGGGCCGTGCTTCGAAGCGCAGCGACCAGCTACGGGGCTCGGTGCCCAGGCGAGGGCCAGTGAAGGCTGACCATGCGGTCAAGGTGCCCAACCCCCCACAGCCTGGCACCATGTCAGGCAGCGCCTCCTTCTCCCTGCCATCAGGAGTGTTGCTGGTGGAACGAGACTCTGAGCGTAGGAGAAACAACCTCGCCCGCTCCAAATCTATCAGCATCGGAGACCTGAGCCAAGcgggggggcgaggggaggagCTGAGCATGGTGCTCAGTCGCCTGGTGCTCCGGGACCGCAGCCCGTCCTGCAGTCAGAAGCTGGGCCTGGGGCCCTTGGCTCTCCAGCGGAGCTCCTCGCTCAGGAGGGTCAATGTGTCTCCTGGGCTGGATGGGAGGCCCGCAGGCACACTGCTCTCTGTCCGCACTGAGGGCTGCACCAGGACTCACACCCCCGATCCTCAGGTCTCCGAGTACGTGCACCCCCAGGATgtcccagtggctgggagcccaccccagggcaaggTACCGCCTCCAGCTCCGAGCAGGCCCGACAAGAAG ACACaccacaccctcctcctgggCTCTGGGCACATCGGACTCCGCAATCTTGGCAACACG TGCTTCATGAACGCTGTGCTCCAGTGCCTGAGCAGCACCAAGCCTCTGCGTGACTACTGCCTGCGCAAGGAGTTCCTCCAGGAGCAGCCCGGCGCCTCGcgggcccagcaggagctcacgGAAG CATTTGCAGATGTCATCAATTCCCTGTGGCACCCAGACTCCACCGAAGCTGTGAACCCTGGGCGCTTCAAAGCTGTCTTTCAGAAATACGTCCCGTCCTTCACAGGCTACAG CCAGCAGGATGCCCAGGAGTTCCTGAAGTTTTTCATGGACCGGCTGCACGTGGAGATCAACAGGAAGGGGCGCAAAACTCCCAGCATCCTCTCTGATACCAAATGGCCCTCGGTGCTAGAGGACTCGGACCCCCTGAG TGATGACGAACGAGCCAACCAGATGTGGAAGCACTACCTGGAGAGAGAGGACAGCAAGATAGTGG ATCTCTTTGTCGGCCAGTTGAAAAGCTGCCTCAAGTGTCAGGCCTGTGGCTACCGCTCCACCACCTTCGAAGTCTTCTGtgacctctccctccccatcccaaag AAAGGCTTTGCCGGTGGGAAGGTCTCTCTCCTCGACTGCTTCAGCCTTTTCAccaaggaggaggagctggattCCGAGAACGCTCCG GTCTGTGACAAGTGCCGGCAGAGGACGAGAAGCACCAAGAAACTGACCATCCAGCGCTTCCCCCGCATCCTGGTGCTGC ACCTGAACAGGTTCTCCACCACCCGGTACTCCATCAAGAAATGCTCTGTCTTCGTAGACTTCCCTCTGCAGCGACTCAACCTGAAGGAGTTTGCCAGTGAGAAGGCTG CGTGTCCCCACTCAGCGAGAACCAGGTGCAGTCTAGCGAGGGCTACGTGCTCTTCTACGAGCTGGACGACCACCACGGGAAGAAACAATGAAGTGTTGGACCCTGGCGCCTGCGCCGCAACCCTCTTACCTCAGAGACTGAGCCCGGCTCTCGGGGATCCTCAGCCCCCCACAGGCCTGGAGGCGGTGTGGGGGATGGGCAGCCCACCTGCTCACCAGTGCCTGGGGGAAGATGAGACGTGCCGACCCGCTGGACAGGGGCAAGGGGCCTGGCCTGCCCATCGCtgggtatgggggggaggggcctggcgtGGCCCCTACCCCTGCTGTTCTGGCACAGTGGGGGGGCTTTGTGCACACAGTAAGGCTGTAAATAAATCCCGGAGCCACCCCCCAGGCAGGAACTTTTTGTGA
- the USP21 gene encoding ubiquitin carboxyl-terminal hydrolase 21 isoform X5 → MRHESTEVTCSRAAGTETKMAASGAGVVAMASCRRILLFIVSTMPQASEHRVSRAREQVITSQPKATTKLLNGHRAVSQERHTSVSPALANGLSMAPKLRPLPPRPSPLDDRGKKQELERGRASKRSDQLRGSVPRRGPVKADHAVKVPNPPQPGTMSGSASFSLPSGVLLVERDSERRRNNLARSKSISIGDLSQAGGRGEELSMVLSRLVLRDRSPSCSQKLGLGPLALQRSSSLRRVNVSPGLDGRPAGTLLSVRTEGCTRTHTPDPQVSEYVHPQDVPVAGSPPQGKTHHTLLLGSGHIGLRNLGNTCFMNAVLQCLSSTKPLRDYCLRKEFLQEQPGASRAQQELTEAFADVINSLWHPDSTEAVNPGRFKAVFQKYVPSFTGYSQQDAQEFLKFFMDRLHVEINRKGRKTPSILSDTKWPSVLEDSDPLSDDERANQMWKHYLEREDSKIVDLFVGQLKSCLKCQACGYRSTTFEVFCDLSLPIPKKGFAGGKVSLLDCFSLFTKEEELDSENAPVCDKCRQRTRSTKKLTIQRFPRILVLHLNRFSTTRYSIKKCSVFVDFPLQRLNLKEFASEKAACPHSARTRCSLARATCSSTSWTTTTGRNNEVLDPGACAATLLPQRLSPALGDPQPPTGLEAVWGMGSPPAHQCLGEDETCRPAGQGQGAWPAHRWVWGGGAWRGPYPCCSGTVGGLCAHSKAVNKSRSHPPGRNFL, encoded by the exons ATGCGCCATGAGTCGACCGAAGTAACTTGTAGCCGGGCAGCGGGGACAGAAACAAAGATGGCGGCTTCTGGTGCGGGAGTTGTTGCTATGGCGTCCTGCAGGAG GATTCTCCTCTTCATTGTCTCTACGATGCCCCAAGCCTCTGAACACCGGGTCAGCCGGGCTAGAGAGCAGGTCATCACATCGCAGCCCAAGGCCACCACCAAGCTCCTGAATGGACACCGGGCCGTGAGCCAGGAACGCCACACCTCAGTCTCCCCTGCACTGGCCAATGGGCTCTCCATGGCTCCCAAGCTTCGCCCACTGcctccccggcccagcccgctggacgATCGGGGGAAGAAGCAGGAGCTTGAAAGGGGCCGTGCTTCGAAGCGCAGCGACCAGCTACGGGGCTCGGTGCCCAGGCGAGGGCCAGTGAAGGCTGACCATGCGGTCAAGGTGCCCAACCCCCCACAGCCTGGCACCATGTCAGGCAGCGCCTCCTTCTCCCTGCCATCAGGAGTGTTGCTGGTGGAACGAGACTCTGAGCGTAGGAGAAACAACCTCGCCCGCTCCAAATCTATCAGCATCGGAGACCTGAGCCAAGcgggggggcgaggggaggagCTGAGCATGGTGCTCAGTCGCCTGGTGCTCCGGGACCGCAGCCCGTCCTGCAGTCAGAAGCTGGGCCTGGGGCCCTTGGCTCTCCAGCGGAGCTCCTCGCTCAGGAGGGTCAATGTGTCTCCTGGGCTGGATGGGAGGCCCGCAGGCACACTGCTCTCTGTCCGCACTGAGGGCTGCACCAGGACTCACACCCCCGATCCTCAGGTCTCCGAGTACGTGCACCCCCAGGATgtcccagtggctgggagcccaccccagggcaag ACACaccacaccctcctcctgggCTCTGGGCACATCGGACTCCGCAATCTTGGCAACACG TGCTTCATGAACGCTGTGCTCCAGTGCCTGAGCAGCACCAAGCCTCTGCGTGACTACTGCCTGCGCAAGGAGTTCCTCCAGGAGCAGCCCGGCGCCTCGcgggcccagcaggagctcacgGAAG CATTTGCAGATGTCATCAATTCCCTGTGGCACCCAGACTCCACCGAAGCTGTGAACCCTGGGCGCTTCAAAGCTGTCTTTCAGAAATACGTCCCGTCCTTCACAGGCTACAG CCAGCAGGATGCCCAGGAGTTCCTGAAGTTTTTCATGGACCGGCTGCACGTGGAGATCAACAGGAAGGGGCGCAAAACTCCCAGCATCCTCTCTGATACCAAATGGCCCTCGGTGCTAGAGGACTCGGACCCCCTGAG TGATGACGAACGAGCCAACCAGATGTGGAAGCACTACCTGGAGAGAGAGGACAGCAAGATAGTGG ATCTCTTTGTCGGCCAGTTGAAAAGCTGCCTCAAGTGTCAGGCCTGTGGCTACCGCTCCACCACCTTCGAAGTCTTCTGtgacctctccctccccatcccaaag AAAGGCTTTGCCGGTGGGAAGGTCTCTCTCCTCGACTGCTTCAGCCTTTTCAccaaggaggaggagctggattCCGAGAACGCTCCG GTCTGTGACAAGTGCCGGCAGAGGACGAGAAGCACCAAGAAACTGACCATCCAGCGCTTCCCCCGCATCCTGGTGCTGC ACCTGAACAGGTTCTCCACCACCCGGTACTCCATCAAGAAATGCTCTGTCTTCGTAGACTTCCCTCTGCAGCGACTCAACCTGAAGGAGTTTGCCAGTGAGAAGGCTG CGTGTCCCCACTCAGCGAGAACCAGGTGCAGTCTAGCGAGGGCTACGTGCTCTTCTACGAGCTGGACGACCACCACGGGAAGAAACAATGAAGTGTTGGACCCTGGCGCCTGCGCCGCAACCCTCTTACCTCAGAGACTGAGCCCGGCTCTCGGGGATCCTCAGCCCCCCACAGGCCTGGAGGCGGTGTGGGGGATGGGCAGCCCACCTGCTCACCAGTGCCTGGGGGAAGATGAGACGTGCCGACCCGCTGGACAGGGGCAAGGGGCCTGGCCTGCCCATCGCtgggtatgggggggaggggcctggcgtGGCCCCTACCCCTGCTGTTCTGGCACAGTGGGGGGGCTTTGTGCACACAGTAAGGCTGTAAATAAATCCCGGAGCCACCCCCCAGGCAGGAACTTTTTGTGA
- the USP21 gene encoding ubiquitin carboxyl-terminal hydrolase 21 isoform X11, which yields MRHESTEVTCSRAAGTETKMAASGAGVVAMASCRRILLFIVSTMPQASEHRVSRAREQVITSQPKATTKLLNGHRAVSQERHTSVSPALANGLSMAPKLRPLPPRPSPLDDRGKKQELERGRASKRSDQLRGSVPRRGPVKADHAVKVPNPPQPGTMSGSASFSLPSGVLLVERDSERRRNNLARSKSISIGDLSQAGGRGEELSMVLSRLVLRDRSPSCSQKLGLGPLALQRSSSLRRVNVSPGLDGRPAGTLLSVRTEGCTRTHTPDPQVSEYVHPQDVPVAGSPPQGKTHHTLLLGSGHIGLRNLGNTCFMNAVLQCLSSTKPLRDYCLRKEFLQEQPGASRAQQELTEAFADVINSLWHPDSTEAVNPGRFKAVFQKYVPSFTGYSQQDAQEFLKFFMDRLHVEINRKGRKTPSILSDTKWPSVLEDSDPLSDDERANQMWKHYLEREDSKIVDLFVGQLKSCLKCQACGYRSTTFEVFCDLSLPIPKKGFAGGKVSLLDCFSLFTKEEELDSENAPVCDKCRQRTRSTKKLTIQRFPRILVLHLNRFSTTRYSIKKCSVFVDFPLQRLNLKEFASEKAGSPVYNLYALCNHSGSVHYGHYTAFCRDQSGWRVYNDSRVSPLSENQVQSSEGYVLFYELDDHHGKKQ from the exons ATGCGCCATGAGTCGACCGAAGTAACTTGTAGCCGGGCAGCGGGGACAGAAACAAAGATGGCGGCTTCTGGTGCGGGAGTTGTTGCTATGGCGTCCTGCAGGAG GATTCTCCTCTTCATTGTCTCTACGATGCCCCAAGCCTCTGAACACCGGGTCAGCCGGGCTAGAGAGCAGGTCATCACATCGCAGCCCAAGGCCACCACCAAGCTCCTGAATGGACACCGGGCCGTGAGCCAGGAACGCCACACCTCAGTCTCCCCTGCACTGGCCAATGGGCTCTCCATGGCTCCCAAGCTTCGCCCACTGcctccccggcccagcccgctggacgATCGGGGGAAGAAGCAGGAGCTTGAAAGGGGCCGTGCTTCGAAGCGCAGCGACCAGCTACGGGGCTCGGTGCCCAGGCGAGGGCCAGTGAAGGCTGACCATGCGGTCAAGGTGCCCAACCCCCCACAGCCTGGCACCATGTCAGGCAGCGCCTCCTTCTCCCTGCCATCAGGAGTGTTGCTGGTGGAACGAGACTCTGAGCGTAGGAGAAACAACCTCGCCCGCTCCAAATCTATCAGCATCGGAGACCTGAGCCAAGcgggggggcgaggggaggagCTGAGCATGGTGCTCAGTCGCCTGGTGCTCCGGGACCGCAGCCCGTCCTGCAGTCAGAAGCTGGGCCTGGGGCCCTTGGCTCTCCAGCGGAGCTCCTCGCTCAGGAGGGTCAATGTGTCTCCTGGGCTGGATGGGAGGCCCGCAGGCACACTGCTCTCTGTCCGCACTGAGGGCTGCACCAGGACTCACACCCCCGATCCTCAGGTCTCCGAGTACGTGCACCCCCAGGATgtcccagtggctgggagcccaccccagggcaag ACACaccacaccctcctcctgggCTCTGGGCACATCGGACTCCGCAATCTTGGCAACACG TGCTTCATGAACGCTGTGCTCCAGTGCCTGAGCAGCACCAAGCCTCTGCGTGACTACTGCCTGCGCAAGGAGTTCCTCCAGGAGCAGCCCGGCGCCTCGcgggcccagcaggagctcacgGAAG CATTTGCAGATGTCATCAATTCCCTGTGGCACCCAGACTCCACCGAAGCTGTGAACCCTGGGCGCTTCAAAGCTGTCTTTCAGAAATACGTCCCGTCCTTCACAGGCTACAG CCAGCAGGATGCCCAGGAGTTCCTGAAGTTTTTCATGGACCGGCTGCACGTGGAGATCAACAGGAAGGGGCGCAAAACTCCCAGCATCCTCTCTGATACCAAATGGCCCTCGGTGCTAGAGGACTCGGACCCCCTGAG TGATGACGAACGAGCCAACCAGATGTGGAAGCACTACCTGGAGAGAGAGGACAGCAAGATAGTGG ATCTCTTTGTCGGCCAGTTGAAAAGCTGCCTCAAGTGTCAGGCCTGTGGCTACCGCTCCACCACCTTCGAAGTCTTCTGtgacctctccctccccatcccaaag AAAGGCTTTGCCGGTGGGAAGGTCTCTCTCCTCGACTGCTTCAGCCTTTTCAccaaggaggaggagctggattCCGAGAACGCTCCG GTCTGTGACAAGTGCCGGCAGAGGACGAGAAGCACCAAGAAACTGACCATCCAGCGCTTCCCCCGCATCCTGGTGCTGC ACCTGAACAGGTTCTCCACCACCCGGTACTCCATCAAGAAATGCTCTGTCTTCGTAGACTTCCCTCTGCAGCGACTCAACCTGAAGGAGTTTGCCAGTGAGAAGGCTG GGAGCCCGGTGTATAACCTCTACGCCCTGTGCAATCACTCGGGCAGCGTGCACTATGGTCACTACACCGCCTTCTGCAGGGACCAGTCCGGCTGGCGGGTCTACAACGATTCCCG CGTGTCCCCACTCAGCGAGAACCAGGTGCAGTCTAGCGAGGGCTACGTGCTCTTCTACGAGCTGGACGACCACCACGGGAAGAAACAATGA
- the USP21 gene encoding ubiquitin carboxyl-terminal hydrolase 21 isoform X9: protein MRHESTEVTCSRAAGTETKMAASGAGVVAMASCRRILLFIVSTMPQASEHRVSRAREQVITSQPKATTKLLNGHRAVSQERHTSVSPALANGLSMAPKLRPLPPRPSPLDDRGKKQELERGRASKRSDQLRGSVPRRGPVKADHAVKVPNPPQPGTMSGSASFSLPSGVLLVERDSERRRNNLARSKSISIGDLSQAGGRGEELSMVLSRLVLRDRSPSCSQKLGLGPLALQRSSSLRRVNVSPGLDGRPAGTLLSVRTEGCTRTHTPDPQVSEYVHPQDVPVAGSPPQGKVPPPAPSRPDKKVSATHHTLLLGSGHIGLRNLGNTCFMNAVLQCLSSTKPLRDYCLRKEFLQEQPGASRAQQELTEAFADVINSLWHPDSTEAVNPGRFKAVFQKYVPSFTGYSQQDAQEFLKFFMDRLHVEINRKGRKTPSILSDTKWPSVLEDSDPLSDDERANQMWKHYLEREDSKIVDLFVGQLKSCLKCQACGYRSTTFEVFCDLSLPIPKKGFAGGKVSLLDCFSLFTKEEELDSENAPVCDKCRQRTRSTKKLTIQRFPRILVLHLNRFSTTRYSIKKCSVFVDFPLQRLNLKEFASEKAGSPVYNLYALCNHSGSVHYGHYTAFCRDQSGWRVYNDSRVSPLSENQVQSSEGYVLFYELDDHHGKKQ from the exons ATGCGCCATGAGTCGACCGAAGTAACTTGTAGCCGGGCAGCGGGGACAGAAACAAAGATGGCGGCTTCTGGTGCGGGAGTTGTTGCTATGGCGTCCTGCAGGAG GATTCTCCTCTTCATTGTCTCTACGATGCCCCAAGCCTCTGAACACCGGGTCAGCCGGGCTAGAGAGCAGGTCATCACATCGCAGCCCAAGGCCACCACCAAGCTCCTGAATGGACACCGGGCCGTGAGCCAGGAACGCCACACCTCAGTCTCCCCTGCACTGGCCAATGGGCTCTCCATGGCTCCCAAGCTTCGCCCACTGcctccccggcccagcccgctggacgATCGGGGGAAGAAGCAGGAGCTTGAAAGGGGCCGTGCTTCGAAGCGCAGCGACCAGCTACGGGGCTCGGTGCCCAGGCGAGGGCCAGTGAAGGCTGACCATGCGGTCAAGGTGCCCAACCCCCCACAGCCTGGCACCATGTCAGGCAGCGCCTCCTTCTCCCTGCCATCAGGAGTGTTGCTGGTGGAACGAGACTCTGAGCGTAGGAGAAACAACCTCGCCCGCTCCAAATCTATCAGCATCGGAGACCTGAGCCAAGcgggggggcgaggggaggagCTGAGCATGGTGCTCAGTCGCCTGGTGCTCCGGGACCGCAGCCCGTCCTGCAGTCAGAAGCTGGGCCTGGGGCCCTTGGCTCTCCAGCGGAGCTCCTCGCTCAGGAGGGTCAATGTGTCTCCTGGGCTGGATGGGAGGCCCGCAGGCACACTGCTCTCTGTCCGCACTGAGGGCTGCACCAGGACTCACACCCCCGATCCTCAGGTCTCCGAGTACGTGCACCCCCAGGATgtcccagtggctgggagcccaccccagggcaaggTACCGCCTCCAGCTCCGAGCAGGCCCGACAAGAAGGTGTCCGCT ACACaccacaccctcctcctgggCTCTGGGCACATCGGACTCCGCAATCTTGGCAACACG TGCTTCATGAACGCTGTGCTCCAGTGCCTGAGCAGCACCAAGCCTCTGCGTGACTACTGCCTGCGCAAGGAGTTCCTCCAGGAGCAGCCCGGCGCCTCGcgggcccagcaggagctcacgGAAG CATTTGCAGATGTCATCAATTCCCTGTGGCACCCAGACTCCACCGAAGCTGTGAACCCTGGGCGCTTCAAAGCTGTCTTTCAGAAATACGTCCCGTCCTTCACAGGCTACAG CCAGCAGGATGCCCAGGAGTTCCTGAAGTTTTTCATGGACCGGCTGCACGTGGAGATCAACAGGAAGGGGCGCAAAACTCCCAGCATCCTCTCTGATACCAAATGGCCCTCGGTGCTAGAGGACTCGGACCCCCTGAG TGATGACGAACGAGCCAACCAGATGTGGAAGCACTACCTGGAGAGAGAGGACAGCAAGATAGTGG ATCTCTTTGTCGGCCAGTTGAAAAGCTGCCTCAAGTGTCAGGCCTGTGGCTACCGCTCCACCACCTTCGAAGTCTTCTGtgacctctccctccccatcccaaag AAAGGCTTTGCCGGTGGGAAGGTCTCTCTCCTCGACTGCTTCAGCCTTTTCAccaaggaggaggagctggattCCGAGAACGCTCCG GTCTGTGACAAGTGCCGGCAGAGGACGAGAAGCACCAAGAAACTGACCATCCAGCGCTTCCCCCGCATCCTGGTGCTGC ACCTGAACAGGTTCTCCACCACCCGGTACTCCATCAAGAAATGCTCTGTCTTCGTAGACTTCCCTCTGCAGCGACTCAACCTGAAGGAGTTTGCCAGTGAGAAGGCTG GGAGCCCGGTGTATAACCTCTACGCCCTGTGCAATCACTCGGGCAGCGTGCACTATGGTCACTACACCGCCTTCTGCAGGGACCAGTCCGGCTGGCGGGTCTACAACGATTCCCG CGTGTCCCCACTCAGCGAGAACCAGGTGCAGTCTAGCGAGGGCTACGTGCTCTTCTACGAGCTGGACGACCACCACGGGAAGAAACAATGA